One genomic segment of Bradyrhizobium prioriisuperbiae includes these proteins:
- a CDS encoding ABC transporter substrate-binding protein, with amino-acid sequence MQRREVITGIGAALLSAGVSPTIVLGQGAGKPLRITHAVTSLAYMQSYIAQQNGYFREAGFAPQIIDAGGGGPDVQLVLSGRAELTVNDGAQILPALAQGQKLVCVLGLLNRSIVNATISKAAAQKIGLTETMTFKERIKLLKGLKIGVTRAGALTWQLARFNLVSAGLDPDKDAQVVAVGGPPALAAALDNGAIDVMYISMPIGEKLVGEGKAISFINNAKGDDPKLSNFLMEGLWATPEYLAANRATIAAAVGAYKKASQFIRESTPEAIVASLKPTLESLGDAVLLDSVKRIQPAVSASGKVTAEEFDTTQAVLKINGILDKSFSLGDVFDGSMVGA; translated from the coding sequence ATGCAGCGTCGCGAGGTCATCACCGGAATTGGAGCGGCACTTCTCTCGGCCGGCGTCAGCCCGACCATCGTATTGGGGCAGGGTGCGGGCAAGCCGCTGCGCATCACCCACGCGGTCACCTCGCTCGCTTACATGCAGAGCTATATCGCCCAGCAGAACGGCTACTTCCGGGAAGCCGGCTTTGCCCCCCAGATCATCGACGCCGGTGGCGGCGGGCCTGACGTGCAGCTGGTTCTTAGCGGCCGCGCCGAACTGACAGTCAATGACGGCGCACAGATTCTGCCGGCGCTTGCGCAGGGCCAGAAGCTGGTCTGCGTTCTCGGCCTCCTCAACAGATCGATCGTCAATGCGACTATCAGCAAGGCCGCGGCGCAAAAAATCGGGCTCACGGAAACTATGACTTTCAAGGAAAGGATAAAGCTGCTGAAGGGCCTGAAGATTGGCGTCACCCGCGCCGGCGCGCTGACCTGGCAACTTGCCCGCTTCAACCTCGTATCCGCTGGCCTCGATCCGGACAAGGATGCCCAGGTCGTGGCGGTCGGAGGGCCGCCCGCGTTGGCCGCGGCGCTCGACAACGGCGCCATCGACGTCATGTACATTTCCATGCCGATCGGCGAGAAACTCGTCGGGGAAGGCAAGGCGATTTCCTTCATCAACAACGCCAAGGGCGATGATCCGAAGCTGTCGAACTTCCTGATGGAAGGCCTGTGGGCGACGCCGGAGTATCTGGCGGCGAACCGTGCAACCATCGCCGCCGCGGTCGGTGCTTACAAGAAGGCATCGCAGTTTATCCGCGAGTCGACACCTGAAGCGATCGTCGCGTCGCTCAAGCCGACACTGGAGAGCCTAGGCGACGCCGTTCTCCTGGATTCGGTCAAGCGAATCCAGCCGGCGGTATCCGCGAGCGGCAAGGTAACGGCGGAAGAATTTGACACGACTCAGGCTGTTCTCAAGATAAATGGCATTCTTGACAAGAGTTTCAGCCTCGGTGACGTGTTCGACGGAAGTATGGTAGGTGCATGA